In Candidatus Pantoea floridensis, a single genomic region encodes these proteins:
- a CDS encoding non-canonical purine NTP pyrophosphatase, which yields MKIRFLSANELKLSEVRTILEPVGVEVLPIARRIEEIQTENEVELVRDKLTKAFSIIGRPLFVEHTGLYLDGLNGLPAGLTRIFWSRLNAERFTKLVNGLDSPCVTAKTVLGYCDGQKMYQFEGELRGTIATKPAGPQEFQWDCVFIPEGHTQTFAEMGELKNEISMRRLALDRFATFLKTSRGLA from the coding sequence ATGAAAATACGATTCCTGTCCGCAAATGAGCTAAAGCTGTCCGAGGTGCGTACCATCCTTGAGCCGGTGGGCGTTGAGGTTCTTCCTATCGCACGCCGTATTGAAGAGATCCAGACGGAAAATGAAGTTGAATTGGTGCGCGATAAGCTCACTAAGGCGTTCTCGATTATTGGTCGCCCGCTATTTGTTGAGCATACCGGACTGTATCTGGACGGCTTAAATGGCTTACCGGCCGGGCTGACACGCATCTTCTGGAGCCGCCTCAATGCCGAGCGGTTTACCAAACTGGTGAATGGGTTGGACAGTCCCTGCGTCACGGCAAAAACCGTATTGGGCTACTGTGACGGACAAAAAATGTATCAGTTTGAAGGTGAGCTGCGTGGCACTATTGCCACCAAGCCTGCCGGTCCGCAAGAGTTTCAGTGGGACTGCGTGTTTATCCCGGAAGGCCACACGCAAACCTTTGCCGAAATGGGCGAATTGAAAAATGAGATCTCCATGCGCCGCCTGGCGCTGGATCGCTTCGCTACCTTCTTGAAAACATCGCGGGGACTGGCATGA